A stretch of the Myripristis murdjan chromosome 24, fMyrMur1.1, whole genome shotgun sequence genome encodes the following:
- the LOC115355726 gene encoding cdc42 effector protein 3-like encodes MPLKTATYLKSATLRLSRKPKRRDLLISLPLGDFRHLSHIGLDARGDAFGDLSAFQRSGSLVLHGSQSHQDLFRSVTSDLTSAAPPKPPRLFDPEGTESPRSSTPTTGHKKCQSLPLLDATEHREKAPQVQEEVQVQEEKKNEVEEEEGLRMRTEISERDVSSDVAPAAVEEEPCFTLNLDLGPSILEEVLQVMDRNQQ; translated from the coding sequence ATGCCGCTCAAGACCGCCACCTACCTGAAGTCGGCCACGCTGCGTTTGTCCCGCAAGCCGAAGCGCCGCGACCTCCTGATCAGCCTGCCACTGGGCGACTTCCGCCACCTGTCCCACATCGGCCTGGACGCCCGGGGCGACGCCTTCGGGGACCTGTCGGCCTTCCAGCGTAGCGGCAGCCTCGTCCTGCACGGCTCCCAGAGCCACCAGGACCTTTTCCgctctgtgacctctgacctcacgtCGGCAGCTCCGCCCAAACCGCCCAGACTGTTTGACCCAGAGGGAACAGAGTCGCCGAGGAGCTCCACCCCAACCACCGGGCACAAGAAGTGCCAGTCGCTGCCCCTGCTGGACGCCACAGAGCACAGGGAGAAGGCTCCTCAGGTTCAGGAGGAGGTTCAAgtgcaggaggagaagaagaatgaggtggaggaggaagaagggctGAGGATGAGGACAGAGATTTCAGAGCGGGACGTTTCCTCAGATGTGGCTCCAGcggcggtggaggaggagcCATGCTTCACGTTGAACCTGGACCTCGGGCCGTCCATCCTGGAGGAGGTGCTGCAGGTGATGGACAGGAACCAGCAGTGA